Proteins encoded together in one Priestia aryabhattai window:
- a CDS encoding macrolide family glycosyltransferase, whose protein sequence is MGNVLVIGFPGEGHVNPSLGIVKELIAQGEKVVYYGIEDYAEKIRKSGAEFREYEDFRPSLDMSNRMTKEESYDRYEIMNLFLNESENIITKIMSETKHETYDYVLYDYHLLAGSAVADLLKLPKISLCTTFALNKELATCMMPSGQTEPEQSSFYPQFEKSLNKFNNQYNTGLKDSMDIMSNPGDITLVFTSEFFQPNVSEFTSEYKFIGPSIVKRLDIEDPSYLQNEDEKIIFVSMGTIFNQQLEIYNLCVEALKDFEGKVILSIGKNTKPEELAHIPENFVVKQYVPQLEILKRADLFITHGGMNSSSEGLYYDTPLVVIPMAVDQFMVGDRVQELGAGVKLDKNNVSAELIKNTVNDVLTTDTYKQHAQQIGASLRSAGGYKQGVKEIFKMVPVKA, encoded by the coding sequence ATGGGAAATGTATTAGTAATAGGCTTTCCAGGTGAAGGACATGTGAACCCTTCTTTAGGAATTGTAAAAGAATTGATTGCTCAAGGGGAAAAGGTCGTCTATTACGGCATTGAAGACTATGCTGAAAAAATTCGAAAATCAGGCGCGGAATTTCGTGAATACGAAGATTTTCGTCCAAGTCTTGATATGAGCAACCGGATGACTAAAGAAGAGTCTTATGACCGCTATGAAATAATGAATTTGTTTTTAAATGAATCTGAAAATATTATTACTAAAATTATGAGTGAAACAAAACATGAAACATATGATTATGTACTTTACGATTATCACCTTTTAGCAGGTTCCGCTGTGGCCGACCTTCTTAAGCTTCCGAAGATTTCTCTTTGTACGACATTTGCGTTAAATAAGGAGTTAGCAACTTGTATGATGCCAAGTGGTCAAACAGAACCTGAACAATCTTCCTTTTATCCTCAATTCGAAAAATCATTAAATAAGTTCAACAACCAATATAATACTGGATTAAAAGATTCCATGGACATTATGTCGAATCCAGGGGATATTACGTTAGTATTTACGTCAGAATTCTTTCAGCCAAACGTATCTGAATTTACGAGTGAATACAAGTTTATTGGTCCTTCAATTGTTAAACGACTGGATATTGAAGATCCTTCTTACTTACAAAATGAAGATGAAAAAATTATCTTTGTTTCCATGGGAACGATTTTTAATCAGCAGCTAGAAATCTATAACTTATGTGTAGAAGCATTAAAAGATTTTGAGGGTAAAGTAATTTTATCTATTGGTAAAAATACAAAACCTGAAGAATTAGCACACATTCCAGAAAATTTCGTTGTGAAGCAATACGTGCCGCAGCTAGAAATCTTAAAACGTGCGGATTTATTTATTACTCACGGCGGAATGAACAGCAGCAGTGAAGGTTTATACTACGATACGCCGCTTGTCGTTATTCCAATGGCAGTGGATCAATTTATGGTTGGCGATCGTGTGCAGGAGTTAGGAGCAGGTGTAAAATTAGATAAAAATAATGTATCTGCTGAGCTAATCAAAAATACAGTTAATGATGTTTTAACCACTGACACATATAAACAACATGCACAACAAATTGGAGCATCACTTCGCTCGGCGGGAGGATACAAGCAAGGAGTGAAAGAGATTTTTAAGATGGTGCCTGTTAAAGCGTAA
- the galU gene encoding UTP--glucose-1-phosphate uridylyltransferase GalU → MQPIKKAVIPAAGLGTRFLPVTKSIPKEMLPIVNKPVIQFIVEEALKSGIEDILIVTGNGKQAIENHFDHNIQLEHLLHQKGKTELLEEMEHISELANIHYVRQKEMKGLGHAIGCARQFVGNEPFAVLLGDDLTDPDQPCLKQLIDQYNQTGSSVIGVQRVEEESVHRYGIIDPKTNEDRLYKVNGFVEKPSAEEAPSNLGIVGRYVFTPDIFDYLETQEAGKGGEIQLTDAIQRMNIDRSIYAYEFEGERYDAGEKLDFIFTTLAFALKDEELKSPLLTKFKELINKEEQKEKIAVQIGK, encoded by the coding sequence ATGCAGCCTATAAAAAAAGCAGTTATACCAGCAGCAGGGTTAGGTACTCGTTTTTTACCAGTTACAAAATCTATTCCGAAAGAAATGCTTCCAATTGTAAATAAGCCTGTAATTCAATTTATTGTAGAAGAAGCCTTAAAATCAGGAATCGAAGATATTTTAATTGTGACAGGAAATGGAAAACAAGCGATTGAAAATCATTTTGATCATAATATTCAACTAGAACACTTGCTTCATCAAAAGGGAAAGACCGAACTATTAGAAGAAATGGAGCATATCTCTGAACTAGCGAATATTCATTACGTTCGTCAAAAAGAAATGAAGGGGCTTGGCCATGCGATTGGCTGTGCTCGACAGTTCGTTGGAAACGAACCGTTTGCGGTTTTACTTGGAGATGACTTAACAGACCCAGACCAGCCTTGTTTAAAACAGCTAATTGACCAGTATAACCAAACGGGGTCATCCGTTATCGGTGTACAGCGCGTAGAGGAAGAATCCGTTCACCGATACGGGATTATTGATCCCAAAACAAATGAAGACCGGTTATACAAAGTAAATGGCTTTGTAGAAAAACCGTCAGCTGAAGAAGCTCCGTCTAATTTGGGTATTGTTGGAAGATATGTATTTACACCTGACATTTTTGATTACCTCGAAACGCAGGAAGCTGGAAAAGGCGGGGAAATTCAGCTAACGGATGCTATTCAGCGTATGAATATAGACCGTTCTATTTACGCTTACGAATTCGAAGGTGAACGTTATGATGCAGGGGAAAAATTAGATTTTATTTTTACGACCCTTGCTTTTGCATTAAAAGATGAAGAATTAAAATCACCTCTTTTAACTAAATTCAAAGAGCTGATCAACAAGGAAGAACAAAAAGAAAAAATTGCTGTACAAATTGGAAAATAA
- a CDS encoding MFS transporter — translation MSKAENSFVSGIKIVFTDRDFRTIFISLFIIGLSVGGFMPYLTVWATNTLHATSFQAGFLFVPMSIIGLIVSFYLASLSDKWGKRKPFIIWALLIGTISKVPLAFTHSYTIALILLAIGGFNAFSFFFALLNDFIVKKEESKSKAGTITGTVRMAFSQGYIFGPMLGALIIDHGGYALLFLLSGLLSLATLAWVLFALKEDSMPQTSAHASSKAPAGIPSVLIAVFVAALFIFAGDSGRSMYLPLYITDTLKQSVSIVGILFTVTSVFELVFMPLGGYFSDKIGVKRFFIIGIACQVLYFILTSLHLPLSGLIALQVFYAFILSATMGVGMVYAQSLAPRQIGLATTAYMTAIQTSAVVSSLAMGSLVSAIPLPSTFYILAVFAVVSGVMFLFMKQKSAEEMN, via the coding sequence ATGTCGAAAGCAGAAAATTCGTTTGTATCAGGCATAAAGATTGTATTTACCGACCGGGATTTTCGAACGATTTTTATTTCATTATTTATTATCGGATTGTCTGTTGGCGGCTTTATGCCTTATTTAACCGTTTGGGCAACAAATACATTGCACGCGACTTCGTTTCAAGCAGGGTTTTTATTTGTCCCAATGAGCATTATTGGTTTGATCGTCTCGTTTTATTTAGCTTCTTTATCAGACAAATGGGGGAAACGAAAGCCATTTATTATTTGGGCGTTACTGATTGGAACCATTTCAAAAGTTCCGTTAGCATTTACGCATTCTTATACAATAGCACTCATTTTACTTGCTATAGGAGGGTTTAATGCGTTTTCCTTTTTCTTTGCTCTACTGAATGATTTTATTGTTAAAAAAGAAGAAAGCAAATCGAAGGCAGGTACGATTACCGGTACCGTCCGAATGGCTTTTTCACAAGGCTATATTTTTGGACCTATGCTTGGCGCTTTAATCATTGACCACGGAGGATATGCTCTTTTGTTTTTACTATCAGGGTTGTTATCGCTAGCAACTTTAGCGTGGGTTCTTTTTGCGCTTAAAGAAGACAGTATGCCTCAAACTTCAGCTCATGCATCTTCAAAAGCGCCAGCTGGTATCCCTTCTGTATTAATAGCTGTATTCGTAGCAGCTCTTTTCATTTTTGCGGGTGATTCCGGACGTTCCATGTACTTGCCGCTATATATAACTGATACGTTAAAGCAATCCGTTTCTATTGTAGGGATTCTCTTTACCGTTACGTCTGTTTTTGAGCTAGTATTTATGCCGTTAGGGGGCTATTTTTCTGATAAGATCGGAGTTAAACGATTCTTTATTATTGGAATTGCTTGCCAAGTACTTTATTTTATTTTAACGAGCCTTCATTTACCGCTGAGTGGATTAATTGCACTTCAGGTATTTTATGCCTTTATTCTATCCGCTACAATGGGAGTGGGAATGGTGTATGCTCAGTCACTGGCCCCACGTCAAATTGGACTAGCCACGACGGCATATATGACAGCTATACAAACTTCAGCAGTTGTCAGCAGCTTAGCTATGGGGTCACTAGTTAGCGCGATTCCGTTGCCTTCTACTTTTTACATT